The Vibrio echinoideorum genome includes a region encoding these proteins:
- a CDS encoding DUF3360 domain-containing protein, translated as MSTTLESAHIQTEKPQANEDELTYEQQHKPRSEFDSREQYLEHELQIMSPKRWRPNLPFKDYRFEIEDTIPAMAATIGKVVMVGAIAATFAGALGLNEDFILENVRYELLIASVFIIIFSGFLLPTANLAGTHGPLIPLIPIVVAAGGHPMAFGLLIGAFGLILAISKGGSMLANLTSKGVCGGLLLYLGFVGTASQVKKLFAWAEGIGMSHIAFVVIFCTIILYALLEHFRKRWLAVPLSCLLGGTIAFAMGAPFAFHTEPGLPNMNPMYWWGEDTGWMLGLPTIEHFMVVLPFAILAVAMWSPDFLGHQVFQKISYPERTEKVHMNIDDTMTTASIRQTFGSLLGGTNFTSSWGTYIVPAAIAKRPIPAGALLTALFCIIAAVWGYPMDLAIWQPVLCVALIVGVFVPLLEAGMEMTREGKTTQSAAIVVFSSALVNPAFGWALTMLLDNLGLVGCKERSSELSKMSRWVLPGTMFIVLSGVMALVGLLPGIPAIIPSFR; from the coding sequence CGGAATTTGATTCCCGAGAACAGTATCTAGAACACGAATTGCAAATCATGTCGCCTAAGCGCTGGCGTCCAAATTTGCCGTTTAAAGATTATCGATTTGAGATAGAAGATACCATCCCAGCGATGGCGGCGACCATTGGTAAAGTGGTTATGGTGGGCGCTATTGCAGCCACCTTTGCTGGGGCTCTCGGATTAAATGAAGACTTCATTCTAGAAAACGTTCGTTATGAACTCCTCATCGCCTCTGTTTTCATTATTATTTTCTCTGGCTTCCTGTTGCCGACCGCGAACCTCGCAGGTACACACGGTCCACTCATCCCGTTAATTCCAATTGTGGTTGCAGCAGGCGGACACCCTATGGCGTTTGGGTTATTGATTGGCGCTTTTGGCCTCATCTTAGCCATCAGTAAAGGTGGCAGCATGTTGGCTAACCTCACCAGTAAAGGTGTGTGTGGCGGCTTGTTGCTCTACCTTGGCTTTGTTGGAACCGCTTCTCAAGTGAAAAAGCTGTTCGCTTGGGCTGAGGGAATCGGCATGAGCCACATTGCTTTTGTCGTGATCTTTTGCACCATTATTTTGTACGCATTATTGGAACATTTCCGTAAGCGTTGGCTAGCTGTACCTCTTAGCTGCTTGCTAGGCGGTACGATTGCATTTGCCATGGGTGCCCCATTCGCTTTCCACACTGAGCCAGGCTTACCTAACATGAACCCTATGTATTGGTGGGGAGAAGATACAGGTTGGATGTTAGGCCTACCAACGATTGAGCACTTCATGGTGGTATTGCCGTTTGCAATTTTGGCTGTCGCTATGTGGTCTCCAGATTTCTTAGGGCATCAAGTATTCCAAAAGATCAGCTACCCAGAGCGTACCGAAAAAGTACATATGAACATCGACGACACCATGACCACGGCTTCAATTCGTCAAACGTTCGGTTCTCTACTTGGCGGTACTAACTTTACGTCCTCATGGGGTACTTACATCGTACCGGCGGCGATTGCTAAACGCCCTATTCCTGCGGGCGCTTTGCTCACAGCTCTGTTCTGTATCATCGCCGCAGTTTGGGGTTACCCGATGGATTTAGCTATCTGGCAACCTGTACTGTGTGTGGCGCTGATTGTTGGGGTATTTGTTCCATTGCTAGAAGCTGGCATGGAAATGACGCGTGAAGGGAAAACCACCCAATCGGCCGCGATTGTTGTGTTCTCTTCAGCGCTCGTTAACCCTGCATTTGGCTGGGCTCTCACCATGCTGTTGGATAATTTAGGCTTAGTCGGTTGTAAAGAACGCAGTAGTGAACTGAGTAAAATGAGCCGTTGGGTGTTGCCTGGCACTATGTTCATTGTGCTAAGTGGTGTGATGGCGTTGGTTGGCCTTCTACCGGGCATACCGGCGATTATCCCAAGTTTTCGTTAA